A single window of Candoia aspera isolate rCanAsp1 chromosome 3, rCanAsp1.hap2, whole genome shotgun sequence DNA harbors:
- the DNTTIP2 gene encoding deoxynucleotidyltransferase terminal-interacting protein 2 isoform X1: MVATRRVTRRSQSKARSQALLAAAEQTAMQDSPSARTTRSRTRMISHTKVISESHPAETKASETKLDAEEPLEARIVLSKGKFGCLADSAAEPQADGNVSEAESTCSSVSGLQTPLFIRITRRRQIVIPCAPETSAKNRQSKKAVANEGNNCQDNDDVSEAESCSSAVSGTRTPRTGRKSRHRQPKVNITPVCELQTEEVSDAESWCSGISLEPSGPFKRVTRSMRLRLQTETISQTERKNDALGEDAEAPECVITSQTIVISDSEEPTISDLNAKEAPSASSDWIKEHLSPSKTKCLSESVASSDPEWIFPSSAEELTRECNKNLSKQEMLKDNDYELEQNDKLVRESVSKQKVDINEIVESPEGVCDQSLEKLRKVTENQLPSKNSSISPCDPGNLKQSNESSRKATANKNQRLKPKKVSESCLHKREGILDRGAFSEVGSPTDKISSSQTVNRDDCRPSVSSIDSDGSLKEAVAEPSSCATKARGDKKDLSLSLLISENNDLEKLKSSEIITGYVEGSSESILGGDRSNSEELFVIDKTPGLGSHKDYYFEEKQSEDSSEVEESEEEFMDEDEDELNANSGLISFSSSIDPGLNIKQFGGLYINFDSGKQNPGSHEVLPLKEKKTDELLQKSIITPDFEKKECVPPLRESAHQLKKQRRAERAKTTGDGWFGMKAPEMTEELKNDLKALKMRAVIDPKRFYKKNDREGLPRHFQVGTIVDSPVDYYHARIPKKERKKTIVDELLADSEFRRYNKRKYQDIIAEKAALAAGKKNRKKKKFHK; the protein is encoded by the exons ATGGTGGCTACCAGGCGGGTAACGCGACGGAGTCAGTCGAAGGCAAGGAGCCAAGCTCTCCTTGCGGCTGCAGAG CAGACTGCAATGCAAGACAGCCCATCTGCGAGGACAACTAGGAGCAGAACAAGAATGATTTCCCATACAAAAGTCATTTCTGAATCTCATCCTGCAGAAACGAAAGCTTCTGAAACAAAATTGGATGCAGAAGAGCCTTTAGAAGCACGCATAGTCTTGAGTAAGGGTAAATTTGGGTGCCTAGCAGATTCAGCAGCAGAACCGCAAGCTgatggaaatgtttcagaagcagAATCAACCTGTTCTTCTGTGTCTGGTCTTCAGACACCATTATTTATACGAATAACAAGAAGGCGGCAAATTGTAATTCCTTGTGCCCCGGAGACTTCAGCTAAAAACAGGCAAAGCAAGAAAGCGGTTGCAAATGAAGGTAATAATTGTCAAGACAATGATGATGTTTCTGAAGCAGAGTCATGTTCTTCTGCTGTATCAGGAACAAGGACCCCAAGAACTGGAAGGAAGTCTAGGCACCGACAGCCCAAGGTTAATATAACACCAGTGTGTGAGCTTCAAACTGAAGAGGTTTCTGATGCTGAATCGTGGTGCTCAGGTATTTCCTTAGAACCTTCTGGCCCATTTAAACGAGTGACCAGGAGTATGCGACTAAGATTGCAAACAGAAACAATATCCCAGactgaaagaaaaaatgatgcTTTAGGAGAGGATGCAGAAGCACCGGAGTGTGTAATTACATCCCAGACAATAGTAATCTCTGATTCGGAAGAACCCACCATTTCTGATTTAAATGCCAAAGAAGCACCTTCTGCTTCTTCAGACTGGATAAAAGAGCACCTTAGCCCCAGTAAAACGAAGTGTCTTTCTGAGTCTGTTGCCAGCAGTGATCCAGAATGGATTTTCCCAAGCAGTGCTGAAGAACTAACAAGGGAATGTAATAAAAATTTGTCTAAACAGGAAATGTTAAAGGACAATGATTATGAATTGGAGCAAAATGACAAGCTTGTAAGGGAATCTGTTTCAAAACAAAAAGTggatataaatgaaatagttGAGAGTCCAGAGGGAGTATGTGATCAATCTTTGGAAAAACTCAGAAAGGTAACTGAAAACCAGTTGCCTTCAAAGAATTCAAGTATATCCCCATGTGATCCAGGAAACCTTAAGCAATCTAATGAGTCCTCAAGAAAAGCAACAGCAAATAAAAACCAGAGGTTAAAACCCAAAAAAGTTAGTGAGAGCTGTTTACATAAAAGAGAAGGAATACTAGATAGAGGTGCCTTTTCTGAAGTAGGTAGCCCCACAGACAAAATTAGCTCATCACAGACTGTTAACAGGGATGACTGCAGACCTTCTGTTTCAAGCATAGACAGTGATGGAAGCCTGAAAGAGGCAGTTGCTGAACCTTCTTCGTGTGCAACCAAAGCCAGGGGAGATAAGAaagatctctctctgtctcttcttATATCTGAAAACAATGACTTAGAAAAACTGAAAAGCAGTGAAATAATTACTGGATATGTTGAAGGAAGTAGTGAAAGCATCCTGGGAGGAGACAGGTCAAACAGTGAAGAGCTGTTTGTCATTGATAAAACTCCTGGCTTAGGTTCTCACAAAGATTATTATTTTGAGGAAAAACAAAGTGAAGACTCATCAGAGGTggaagaaagtgaagaggagTTCATGGATGAGGATGAAGATGAATTAAATGCAAACAGTGGACT aaTATCATTTTCAAGCAGCATTGATCCTGGCCTAAACATTAAACAATTTGGAGGCTTATATATTAATTTTGACTCAGGAAAGCAGAACCCTGGATCCCATGAAGTTCTACcgctgaaagagaaaaaaacagatgaG CTTTTGCAGAAGAGTATTATAACTCCCGATTTTGAGAAAAAGGAATGTGTTCCACCTTTAAGAGAATCAGCCCATCAGTTAAAGAAGCAACGTAGG GCAGAGCGAGCAAAAACAACAGGTGATGGTTGGTTTGGTATGAAAGCTCCAGAAATGACTGAGGAATTGAAAAACGACCTTAAAGCTCTGAAGATGAGAGCAGTCATAGATCCTAAACGATTTTATAAAAAGAATGATAGGGAAGGTCTCCCCAGACACTTTCAG gtTGGAACTATTGTGGATTCTCCAGTAGATTACTATCATGCTCGTATTcccaagaaagagaggaagaaaacaatTGTGGATGAACTTCTAGCAGATTCTGAGTTTAGACG ATACAATAAAAGGAAG
- the DNTTIP2 gene encoding deoxynucleotidyltransferase terminal-interacting protein 2 isoform X2, with the protein MVATRRVTRRSQSKARSQALLAAAETAMQDSPSARTTRSRTRMISHTKVISESHPAETKASETKLDAEEPLEARIVLSKGKFGCLADSAAEPQADGNVSEAESTCSSVSGLQTPLFIRITRRRQIVIPCAPETSAKNRQSKKAVANEGNNCQDNDDVSEAESCSSAVSGTRTPRTGRKSRHRQPKVNITPVCELQTEEVSDAESWCSGISLEPSGPFKRVTRSMRLRLQTETISQTERKNDALGEDAEAPECVITSQTIVISDSEEPTISDLNAKEAPSASSDWIKEHLSPSKTKCLSESVASSDPEWIFPSSAEELTRECNKNLSKQEMLKDNDYELEQNDKLVRESVSKQKVDINEIVESPEGVCDQSLEKLRKVTENQLPSKNSSISPCDPGNLKQSNESSRKATANKNQRLKPKKVSESCLHKREGILDRGAFSEVGSPTDKISSSQTVNRDDCRPSVSSIDSDGSLKEAVAEPSSCATKARGDKKDLSLSLLISENNDLEKLKSSEIITGYVEGSSESILGGDRSNSEELFVIDKTPGLGSHKDYYFEEKQSEDSSEVEESEEEFMDEDEDELNANSGLISFSSSIDPGLNIKQFGGLYINFDSGKQNPGSHEVLPLKEKKTDELLQKSIITPDFEKKECVPPLRESAHQLKKQRRAERAKTTGDGWFGMKAPEMTEELKNDLKALKMRAVIDPKRFYKKNDREGLPRHFQVGTIVDSPVDYYHARIPKKERKKTIVDELLADSEFRRYNKRKYQDIIAEKAALAAGKKNRKKKKFHK; encoded by the exons ATGGTGGCTACCAGGCGGGTAACGCGACGGAGTCAGTCGAAGGCAAGGAGCCAAGCTCTCCTTGCGGCTGCAGAG ACTGCAATGCAAGACAGCCCATCTGCGAGGACAACTAGGAGCAGAACAAGAATGATTTCCCATACAAAAGTCATTTCTGAATCTCATCCTGCAGAAACGAAAGCTTCTGAAACAAAATTGGATGCAGAAGAGCCTTTAGAAGCACGCATAGTCTTGAGTAAGGGTAAATTTGGGTGCCTAGCAGATTCAGCAGCAGAACCGCAAGCTgatggaaatgtttcagaagcagAATCAACCTGTTCTTCTGTGTCTGGTCTTCAGACACCATTATTTATACGAATAACAAGAAGGCGGCAAATTGTAATTCCTTGTGCCCCGGAGACTTCAGCTAAAAACAGGCAAAGCAAGAAAGCGGTTGCAAATGAAGGTAATAATTGTCAAGACAATGATGATGTTTCTGAAGCAGAGTCATGTTCTTCTGCTGTATCAGGAACAAGGACCCCAAGAACTGGAAGGAAGTCTAGGCACCGACAGCCCAAGGTTAATATAACACCAGTGTGTGAGCTTCAAACTGAAGAGGTTTCTGATGCTGAATCGTGGTGCTCAGGTATTTCCTTAGAACCTTCTGGCCCATTTAAACGAGTGACCAGGAGTATGCGACTAAGATTGCAAACAGAAACAATATCCCAGactgaaagaaaaaatgatgcTTTAGGAGAGGATGCAGAAGCACCGGAGTGTGTAATTACATCCCAGACAATAGTAATCTCTGATTCGGAAGAACCCACCATTTCTGATTTAAATGCCAAAGAAGCACCTTCTGCTTCTTCAGACTGGATAAAAGAGCACCTTAGCCCCAGTAAAACGAAGTGTCTTTCTGAGTCTGTTGCCAGCAGTGATCCAGAATGGATTTTCCCAAGCAGTGCTGAAGAACTAACAAGGGAATGTAATAAAAATTTGTCTAAACAGGAAATGTTAAAGGACAATGATTATGAATTGGAGCAAAATGACAAGCTTGTAAGGGAATCTGTTTCAAAACAAAAAGTggatataaatgaaatagttGAGAGTCCAGAGGGAGTATGTGATCAATCTTTGGAAAAACTCAGAAAGGTAACTGAAAACCAGTTGCCTTCAAAGAATTCAAGTATATCCCCATGTGATCCAGGAAACCTTAAGCAATCTAATGAGTCCTCAAGAAAAGCAACAGCAAATAAAAACCAGAGGTTAAAACCCAAAAAAGTTAGTGAGAGCTGTTTACATAAAAGAGAAGGAATACTAGATAGAGGTGCCTTTTCTGAAGTAGGTAGCCCCACAGACAAAATTAGCTCATCACAGACTGTTAACAGGGATGACTGCAGACCTTCTGTTTCAAGCATAGACAGTGATGGAAGCCTGAAAGAGGCAGTTGCTGAACCTTCTTCGTGTGCAACCAAAGCCAGGGGAGATAAGAaagatctctctctgtctcttcttATATCTGAAAACAATGACTTAGAAAAACTGAAAAGCAGTGAAATAATTACTGGATATGTTGAAGGAAGTAGTGAAAGCATCCTGGGAGGAGACAGGTCAAACAGTGAAGAGCTGTTTGTCATTGATAAAACTCCTGGCTTAGGTTCTCACAAAGATTATTATTTTGAGGAAAAACAAAGTGAAGACTCATCAGAGGTggaagaaagtgaagaggagTTCATGGATGAGGATGAAGATGAATTAAATGCAAACAGTGGACT aaTATCATTTTCAAGCAGCATTGATCCTGGCCTAAACATTAAACAATTTGGAGGCTTATATATTAATTTTGACTCAGGAAAGCAGAACCCTGGATCCCATGAAGTTCTACcgctgaaagagaaaaaaacagatgaG CTTTTGCAGAAGAGTATTATAACTCCCGATTTTGAGAAAAAGGAATGTGTTCCACCTTTAAGAGAATCAGCCCATCAGTTAAAGAAGCAACGTAGG GCAGAGCGAGCAAAAACAACAGGTGATGGTTGGTTTGGTATGAAAGCTCCAGAAATGACTGAGGAATTGAAAAACGACCTTAAAGCTCTGAAGATGAGAGCAGTCATAGATCCTAAACGATTTTATAAAAAGAATGATAGGGAAGGTCTCCCCAGACACTTTCAG gtTGGAACTATTGTGGATTCTCCAGTAGATTACTATCATGCTCGTATTcccaagaaagagaggaagaaaacaatTGTGGATGAACTTCTAGCAGATTCTGAGTTTAGACG ATACAATAAAAGGAAG